The following are encoded together in the Choloepus didactylus isolate mChoDid1 chromosome 7, mChoDid1.pri, whole genome shotgun sequence genome:
- the LOC119539211 gene encoding SRA stem-loop-interacting RNA-binding protein, mitochondrial: MAASAVRSATALRTKIGRPIAFVRKIPWTAASSELRAHFAQFGHVQKCTVPFDKETGFHRGMGWIVFSSEEQLQNALQQENHIVDGVKLHVQAHRPKLLQGDQTSDEENNF, encoded by the coding sequence ATGGCGGCCTCCGCAGTTAGGAGTGCTACGGCGTTGCGTACGAAAATTGGCCGGCCCATTGCTTTTGTCAGAAAAATTCCCTGGACCGCGGCTTCGAGTGAGCTGAGAGCACACTTTGCACAGTTTGGCCATGTACAAAAGTGTACTGTACCTTTTGACAAAGAGACTGGCTTTCACAGAGGGATGGGATGGATTGTGTTTTCTTCAGAAGAACAACTTCAGAATGCACTACAACAGGAAAATCATATTGTTGATGGAGTGAAGCTTCATGTTCAAGCTCATAGACCCAAACTTTTGCAAGGGGATCAAACATCTGATGAAGAGAACAATTTTTGA